One genomic region from Paracoccus pantotrophus encodes:
- the lysM gene encoding peptidoglycan-binding protein LysM codes for MAIWDFVKDAGKSLFGSEAEAQEAPAPAPAPQSDTDRKVAALKAELSALGLTGKDVHLTLRGDTVVISGKARDQETLEKLILAVGNIKGIAHVELAEGAGTETPAPAAAMPVFHTVQKGETLSAIAQKYLGKAGRYPEIFEANKPMLSHPDKIYPGQTLRIPQG; via the coding sequence ATGGCCATCTGGGATTTCGTGAAGGACGCCGGAAAATCGCTTTTCGGATCCGAGGCCGAGGCGCAAGAGGCACCCGCCCCCGCCCCTGCCCCGCAAAGCGACACCGACCGCAAGGTGGCCGCGCTCAAGGCCGAACTCTCGGCCCTGGGCCTGACCGGCAAGGACGTGCACCTGACCCTGCGCGGCGATACGGTGGTCATCTCGGGCAAGGCGCGCGATCAGGAGACCCTGGAAAAGCTGATCCTGGCGGTCGGCAACATCAAGGGCATCGCCCATGTCGAGCTGGCCGAGGGCGCCGGCACCGAAACCCCCGCCCCCGCGGCGGCGATGCCCGTGTTCCATACCGTGCAGAAAGGCGAGACGCTGTCGGCCATCGCGCAGAAATACCTGGGCAAAGCCGGCCGCTACCCCGAGATCTTCGAGGCCAACAAGCCCATGCTCAGCCATCCCGACAAGATCTATCCCGGCCAGACCCTGCGCATTCCCCAGGGCTGA
- a CDS encoding EVE domain-containing protein, whose translation MAYWLFKSEPDVFSFDDLIGRGETGEQWDGVRNYQARNNMRAMKKGERGFFYHSNIGKEIVGICEVVAEAHPDTTAADPKWECVDVRAVARVNRPVSLDEAKAEPRLKDMVLVNNSRLSVQPVSDAEWEIILELAGGTKPL comes from the coding sequence ATGGCGTATTGGCTGTTCAAATCCGAGCCGGACGTCTTCAGCTTCGACGACCTGATCGGCCGCGGCGAGACGGGCGAGCAATGGGACGGCGTGCGCAACTACCAGGCCCGCAACAACATGCGCGCCATGAAGAAGGGCGAGCGCGGCTTCTTCTATCACTCGAACATCGGCAAGGAGATCGTCGGCATCTGCGAGGTGGTGGCCGAGGCACATCCCGACACGACAGCCGCCGACCCGAAATGGGAATGCGTCGATGTCCGCGCCGTCGCCCGCGTCAACCGCCCCGTCTCGCTGGACGAGGCCAAGGCCGAGCCGCGGCTGAAGGACATGGTGCTGGTCAACAATTCGCGCCTTTCGGTGCAGCCGGTCTCGGATGCGGAATGGGAAATCATTCTGGAACTGGCCGGCGGCACCAAGCCGCTGTGA
- a CDS encoding YciI family protein, producing the protein MMPLFAVICRDHAGKLQTRLDTRESHLAFLGAQPGVKLAGPLIENGQPCGSLLLVEGESLTEVKEWAAQDPYKAAGLFASVEVIEWKKVIG; encoded by the coding sequence ATGATGCCCCTTTTCGCCGTCATCTGCCGCGACCATGCCGGCAAGCTGCAAACCCGTCTCGACACCCGCGAAAGCCATCTGGCCTTCCTGGGCGCGCAGCCCGGCGTCAAGCTGGCCGGCCCGCTGATCGAGAACGGCCAGCCCTGCGGCTCGCTGCTGCTGGTCGAGGGCGAGAGCTTGACGGAGGTCAAGGAATGGGCGGCACAGGATCCCTACAAGGCAGCCGGACTGTTCGCCTCGGTCGAGGTGATCGAGTGGAAGAAGGTGATCGGCTGA
- a CDS encoding acyl-CoA synthetase, with the protein MARFASVADRDAVETEMSYAQRQVPRTVYQALTQTRDRHPQRPAISFQLFSDPKAPARTLTWSELHERVTETANLFRSLGVGPGDVVAYLLPNCVEAPVVLLAGATAGIVNPINPLLEPDHIAAILRETGAKVLVTLKSFPKSEVAQKAAEAVAQAPDVQTVLEVDLRGYLTGIKRLLVPLMRPKVPARHHAKVMDFEAAASAQKHDRLTFDEPAEDRVAAFFHTGGTTGMPKVAQHKQSGMVYNGWLGATLLFTETDVLMCPLPMFHVFAAYPVLMSCLMSGAQLVMPTPAGYRGEGVFDNFWKLIERWQATFLITVPTAIAALMQRPVDADVTSLKTAISGSAPLPIELYNRFKAATGVEIAEGYGLTEATCLVSCNPIDGLKKVGSVGIPLPYTHVRILQRRNGDFHECATDEIGEICVANPGVFEGSTYTEADKNHDLFAESRFLRTGDLGRMDADGYLWITGRAKDLIIRGGHNIDPAEIEDALLSHPKVAAAAAIGQPDSFAGELPCAYVELIAGAEVSLDELMEHARAHIHERAAVPKHVEILPELPKTAVGKIFKPDLRKLAIRRVYDAALAEAGLAAAVAAVVDDRKRGLVARIRPNGEVDRSAVAQLLGQYALPWEWE; encoded by the coding sequence ATGGCCAGGTTCGCGAGCGTCGCAGACCGCGATGCGGTCGAGACGGAAATGTCCTATGCGCAGCGCCAGGTGCCGCGCACCGTCTATCAGGCGCTGACCCAGACCCGCGACCGCCATCCCCAGCGTCCCGCGATCAGCTTCCAGCTGTTCTCGGACCCCAAGGCACCGGCCCGGACCCTGACCTGGAGCGAGCTGCACGAGCGCGTGACCGAGACGGCGAACCTGTTTCGCAGCCTGGGCGTCGGGCCGGGCGATGTCGTGGCCTATCTGCTGCCCAATTGCGTCGAGGCGCCGGTCGTGCTGCTGGCCGGCGCGACGGCGGGGATCGTGAACCCGATCAACCCGCTGCTGGAGCCCGACCACATCGCGGCCATCCTGCGCGAAACCGGCGCCAAGGTGTTGGTGACACTGAAAAGCTTTCCGAAATCCGAGGTCGCGCAAAAGGCGGCCGAGGCGGTGGCGCAGGCCCCGGACGTGCAGACCGTGCTGGAGGTCGACCTGCGCGGCTACCTGACCGGGATCAAGCGCCTGCTGGTGCCGCTGATGCGGCCCAAGGTTCCCGCCCGGCACCATGCCAAGGTCATGGATTTCGAAGCCGCCGCCAGCGCGCAAAAGCACGACCGCCTGACCTTCGACGAGCCGGCCGAGGACCGCGTCGCCGCCTTTTTCCACACCGGCGGCACCACCGGCATGCCCAAGGTCGCCCAGCACAAGCAATCGGGCATGGTCTATAACGGCTGGCTGGGCGCCACGCTCTTGTTCACCGAGACCGACGTGCTGATGTGCCCCTTGCCGATGTTCCACGTCTTCGCGGCCTATCCGGTGCTGATGTCCTGCCTGATGTCGGGGGCGCAGCTGGTCATGCCGACGCCCGCCGGCTATCGCGGCGAGGGCGTGTTCGACAATTTCTGGAAGCTGATCGAACGCTGGCAGGCGACCTTCCTGATCACCGTGCCCACCGCCATCGCCGCGCTGATGCAGCGCCCGGTCGATGCCGATGTCACCTCGCTCAAGACCGCGATCTCGGGCTCGGCGCCGCTGCCGATCGAGCTTTACAACCGCTTCAAGGCTGCGACCGGGGTCGAGATCGCCGAAGGCTACGGGCTGACCGAAGCGACCTGCCTGGTCTCCTGCAACCCCATCGACGGGCTCAAGAAGGTCGGCTCGGTCGGCATCCCGCTGCCCTATACCCATGTGCGCATCCTGCAGCGCCGCAACGGCGATTTCCACGAATGCGCCACCGACGAGATCGGCGAGATCTGCGTGGCCAATCCCGGCGTCTTCGAGGGCTCGACCTATACCGAGGCCGACAAGAACCACGACCTGTTCGCCGAAAGCCGCTTCCTGCGCACCGGCGACCTGGGCCGGATGGACGCCGACGGCTATCTGTGGATCACCGGGCGCGCCAAGGATCTGATCATCCGCGGCGGCCACAATATCGACCCCGCCGAGATCGAGGACGCGCTGCTGTCCCACCCCAAGGTCGCCGCCGCCGCCGCCATCGGCCAGCCCGACTCCTTCGCGGGCGAACTGCCCTGCGCCTATGTCGAGCTGATCGCCGGGGCCGAGGTCTCGCTGGACGAGTTGATGGAGCATGCCCGCGCCCATATCCACGAACGCGCGGCGGTGCCCAAGCACGTCGAGATCCTGCCCGAGCTGCCCAAGACCGCGGTGGGCAAGATCTTCAAGCCCGACCTGCGCAAGCTGGCGATCCGCCGCGTCTATGACGCCGCCCTGGCCGAGGCCGGGCTGGCGGCCGCTGTGGCCGCGGTGGTCGACGACCGCAAGCGCGGCCTGGTCGCCCGCATCCGGCCGAACGGCGAGGTCGACCGCAGCGCCGTCGCCCAGCTGCTTGGCCAATACGCCCTGCCCTGGGAATGGGAATAG
- a CDS encoding glycosyltransferase family 61 protein — translation MPDQGWSRKTITLQNAIVVPPWESRPRTPSGVWKDGDIAEAAAWRGAGRMSLALEEAPEPVEKLEGHFLFAGMFYGHFGHFITETISRLWAANSDYDGVLFTPKHSTLTHFKKPHREIFDIFGIRCPTLVVKQPSLVENLTIPGQGFGLGEIATGTEEFRNFLRETVGKLPPNGPEKIYISRTKYVANGGLLAEAILEENLRRSGYVPVFPQAAVLERSVRTLPCRPENHQPGHIRPAHGRDGSRPGQGYCRHPAQEQCRTP, via the coding sequence TTGCCCGATCAGGGTTGGTCCAGAAAAACGATTACCCTGCAAAATGCGATTGTGGTCCCTCCGTGGGAATCCCGCCCCCGAACCCCAAGCGGCGTCTGGAAGGACGGCGACATCGCCGAGGCGGCCGCCTGGCGTGGTGCTGGACGCATGTCGCTTGCGCTTGAAGAGGCTCCCGAGCCGGTTGAAAAGCTGGAAGGGCATTTCCTTTTCGCGGGGATGTTTTATGGCCATTTCGGGCATTTCATTACCGAAACGATCAGCAGGCTTTGGGCCGCGAACAGCGATTATGATGGGGTCTTGTTCACTCCCAAGCACTCGACCCTGACGCATTTCAAGAAGCCGCATCGAGAGATTTTCGATATTTTCGGCATCAGGTGCCCGACCCTGGTCGTCAAACAGCCTTCTCTGGTCGAAAACCTCACCATCCCCGGCCAGGGATTTGGACTTGGTGAAATCGCCACCGGCACGGAAGAGTTCCGAAATTTCCTGCGCGAGACCGTGGGCAAGCTTCCCCCAAACGGGCCGGAAAAGATCTATATCTCCAGAACGAAATATGTTGCAAACGGCGGGTTGCTGGCTGAAGCGATCCTCGAGGAAAACCTGAGGCGTTCCGGCTATGTCCCCGTTTTCCCCCAAGCAGCTGTCCTGGAAAGATCAGTTCGCACTTTACCGTGCCGCCCGGAAAATCATCAGCCTGGACACATCCGCCCTGCACATGGCCGGGATGGCAGCCGACCCGGACAAGGATATTGCCGTCATCCTGCGCAGGAACAATGCCGAACACCATAG
- the ettA gene encoding energy-dependent translational throttle protein EttA, with translation MASYQFVYYMDGVSKTYPGGKKTFENIRLNFLPGVKIGVVGVNGAGKSTLLRIMAGIDKDFTGEAWAAKGATVGYLPQEPQLDPALNVRGNVMEGVKAKQAKLDRYNELAMNYSDETAEEMAKLQDEIDAENLWDLDSQIDVAMEALRCPPDDADVESLSGGERRRVALCKLLLEQPDMLLLDEPTNHLDAETIAWLQKHLIEYPGTILIVTHDRYFLDDITGWILELDRGRGIPYEGNYSAWLEQKAKRLEQEAREDKAKQKTLERELEWIRAGAKARQAKQKARINAYNELASQSEREKLTRAQIIIPNGERLGSKVIEVNGLKKAMGDKLLIEDLSFSLPPGGIVGVIGPNGAGKSTLFKMLTGQEQPDAGEITYGDTVKLSYVDQSRDALDPNKTVWEEISGGAEQIELGDATMNSRAYCSAFNFKGGDQQKKVGLLSGGERNRVHMAKLLKSGGNVLLLDEPTNDLDVETLQALEAALEDFAGCAVIISHDRFFLDRLCTHILAFEGDAHVEWFEGNFEDYEADKIRRLGPDSVEPKRVKYKKFTR, from the coding sequence ATGGCCTCCTACCAGTTCGTTTACTACATGGACGGGGTGTCCAAGACCTATCCGGGCGGCAAGAAGACCTTCGAGAACATCCGCCTGAACTTTCTGCCCGGCGTCAAGATCGGCGTCGTGGGCGTCAACGGCGCCGGCAAATCCACGCTGCTGCGCATCATGGCCGGCATCGACAAGGACTTTACCGGCGAGGCCTGGGCGGCGAAGGGCGCGACCGTAGGCTACCTGCCGCAAGAGCCGCAGCTCGACCCCGCCTTGAACGTGCGCGGCAACGTCATGGAGGGCGTCAAGGCCAAGCAGGCCAAGCTCGACCGCTATAACGAGCTGGCCATGAACTACTCGGACGAGACCGCCGAGGAGATGGCCAAGCTGCAGGACGAGATCGATGCCGAGAACCTCTGGGATCTCGACAGCCAGATCGACGTGGCCATGGAGGCGCTGCGCTGCCCGCCGGACGATGCCGATGTGGAAAGCCTGTCGGGCGGCGAGCGCCGCCGCGTCGCGCTGTGCAAGCTGCTCTTGGAACAGCCCGACATGCTGCTTCTGGACGAACCGACCAACCACCTGGATGCCGAGACCATCGCCTGGCTGCAAAAGCACCTGATCGAATATCCCGGCACCATCCTGATCGTCACCCACGACCGCTATTTCCTGGACGACATCACCGGCTGGATCCTGGAACTCGATCGCGGCCGCGGCATCCCCTATGAGGGCAATTACTCGGCCTGGCTGGAGCAGAAGGCCAAGCGGCTGGAACAGGAAGCGCGCGAGGACAAGGCCAAGCAGAAGACGCTGGAGCGCGAACTGGAATGGATCCGCGCCGGCGCCAAGGCGCGGCAGGCCAAGCAGAAGGCCCGGATCAACGCCTATAACGAACTGGCCAGCCAGTCCGAGCGCGAGAAGCTGACCCGCGCCCAGATCATCATCCCCAACGGCGAGCGGCTGGGCAGCAAGGTGATCGAGGTCAACGGGCTGAAAAAGGCCATGGGCGACAAGCTGCTGATCGAGGATCTGAGTTTCAGCCTGCCGCCGGGCGGCATCGTCGGCGTGATCGGCCCGAACGGCGCCGGCAAATCGACGCTGTTCAAGATGCTGACCGGGCAGGAACAGCCCGATGCCGGCGAAATCACCTATGGCGACACGGTGAAGCTTTCCTATGTGGACCAGTCGCGCGACGCGCTGGATCCCAACAAGACGGTGTGGGAGGAAATCTCGGGCGGGGCCGAGCAGATCGAGCTGGGCGACGCCACGATGAACAGCCGCGCCTATTGCTCGGCCTTCAACTTCAAGGGCGGCGACCAGCAGAAGAAGGTCGGCCTGCTCTCGGGCGGCGAACGCAACCGGGTGCATATGGCCAAGCTGCTGAAATCCGGCGGCAACGTGCTGCTGCTGGACGAGCCGACCAACGACCTGGACGTGGAAACCCTGCAGGCGCTGGAGGCGGCGCTGGAGGATTTCGCCGGCTGCGCGGTCATCATCTCGCACGACCGCTTCTTCCTCGACCGGCTCTGCACGCATATCCTGGCCTTCGAGGGCGACGCGCATGTGGAATGGTTCGAGGGCAACTTCGAGGATTACGAGGCCGACAAGATCCGCCGCCTCGGCCCCGATTCGGTCGAGCCGAAGCGGGTGAAATACAAGAAGTTCACGCGGTAA
- a CDS encoding ABC transporter transmembrane domain-containing protein, which translates to MARGPKPIVDRPTTKRIGALRALWPFIRPYRGLLAAALLALAVTAGISLVLPLAVRRVVDGFDAGAHLLDQYFGAALAIVALLALGTGMRYYLVTRLGERVVADIRKAVFQRVIAMSPAFYERVLTGEIISRITTDTTLIQSVIGSSVSIALRNFLILVGGMAMLVWTSAKLSGLVLLLVPVIVVPIVVLGRRLRKLSRENQDWIAQSSGAASESLLSAQTVQAFTQEGPTRARFDDVTERSYDSALNRVRTRTVMTVIVIFLIFSGVLGVLWIGARDVRLEMMTVGELVQFVIYAVLVAGAVGALSEIWGELQRAAGATERLTELLTAQDSLTDPAQPIALPRPVQGAIRLDDVTFHYPSRPDRSALEGVTLDIRPGETVALVGPSGAGKTTVIQLLLRFWDPDSGAVRIDGIDLRDMARGDFRQAIALVPQDPVIFAATARENIRFGRPDASDAEVEAAARAAHADEFLNLLPEGYDSYVGERGVMLSGGQKQRIAIARAILRDAPILLLDEATSALDAESERLVQHAVDELARTRTTIIIAHRLATVKKADRIVVFDHGRIVAQGRHEELVAQGGLYARLARLQFTEGTMEAAEVVEGIA; encoded by the coding sequence ATGGCACGCGGACCCAAACCCATCGTGGATCGGCCGACCACGAAACGTATCGGCGCGCTGCGTGCGCTTTGGCCCTTCATCCGGCCCTATCGCGGCTTGCTGGCGGCGGCGCTGCTGGCGCTGGCGGTCACGGCGGGCATCAGCCTGGTCCTGCCGCTGGCGGTGCGACGCGTCGTGGACGGCTTCGACGCCGGCGCGCATCTCCTGGACCAGTATTTCGGCGCGGCGCTGGCCATCGTGGCGCTGCTCGCGCTGGGGACGGGGATGCGCTATTACCTCGTCACCCGGCTGGGCGAGCGGGTGGTCGCCGACATCCGCAAGGCCGTCTTCCAGCGCGTCATCGCCATGAGCCCGGCCTTCTACGAGCGGGTGCTGACCGGCGAGATCATCAGCCGCATCACCACCGATACCACGCTGATCCAGTCGGTGATCGGCTCGTCCGTGTCGATCGCGCTGCGCAACTTCCTGATCCTGGTCGGCGGCATGGCGATGCTGGTCTGGACCTCGGCCAAGCTGTCGGGCCTGGTGCTGCTGCTGGTGCCGGTGATCGTGGTGCCCATCGTGGTGCTGGGCCGGCGGCTGCGCAAGCTGTCGCGCGAGAACCAGGACTGGATCGCGCAATCATCGGGCGCGGCATCGGAAAGCCTGCTTTCGGCGCAGACCGTGCAGGCCTTTACCCAAGAGGGGCCGACGCGCGCGCGCTTCGACGACGTGACCGAGCGGTCCTATGATTCGGCGCTGAACCGGGTCAGGACGCGGACGGTGATGACGGTGATCGTCATCTTCCTGATCTTCTCGGGCGTTCTGGGGGTGCTGTGGATCGGCGCCCGCGACGTGCGGCTGGAGATGATGACCGTGGGCGAGCTGGTGCAGTTCGTCATCTACGCGGTGCTGGTCGCCGGCGCGGTGGGCGCGCTGTCCGAGATCTGGGGCGAATTGCAGCGTGCCGCCGGCGCCACCGAGCGGCTGACCGAGCTGCTGACGGCGCAGGATTCGCTGACCGATCCGGCCCAGCCGATTGCCCTGCCCCGGCCGGTCCAGGGCGCGATCCGCCTCGACGATGTGACCTTCCACTATCCCTCGCGTCCCGACCGCTCGGCGCTGGAAGGGGTCACGCTGGACATCCGCCCCGGCGAGACGGTGGCGCTGGTCGGGCCTTCGGGCGCCGGCAAGACCACGGTGATCCAGCTGCTGCTGCGCTTCTGGGATCCCGATTCCGGCGCGGTGCGCATCGACGGCATCGACCTGCGCGACATGGCGCGGGGCGATTTCCGCCAGGCCATCGCGCTGGTGCCGCAAGACCCGGTGATCTTTGCCGCCACAGCGCGCGAGAACATCCGCTTCGGCCGCCCCGACGCCTCGGATGCCGAAGTCGAGGCCGCGGCCCGCGCCGCCCATGCCGACGAGTTCCTGAACCTGCTGCCCGAAGGCTATGACAGTTATGTCGGCGAGCGCGGGGTGATGCTGTCGGGCGGGCAGAAGCAGCGCATCGCCATCGCCCGCGCCATCCTGCGCGACGCGCCGATCCTGCTTCTGGACGAGGCGACCTCGGCGCTGGATGCCGAATCCGAGCGGCTGGTGCAGCATGCCGTGGACGAGCTGGCCCGGACCCGCACCACGATCATCATCGCGCATCGGCTGGCCACGGTGAAGAAGGCCGACCGGATCGTCGTCTTCGACCATGGCCGCATCGTGGCCCAGGGCCGGCACGAGGAACTGGTGGCGCAGGGCGGGCTTTATGCCCGGCTGGCACGGCTGCAATTCACCGAGGGAACCATGGAAGCGGCGGAAGTGGTGGAGGGTATCGCCTGA
- a CDS encoding NAD(P)H-dependent glycerol-3-phosphate dehydrogenase produces MSVAIIGAGAFGTALAVSLASKGPVTLWGRDTGWAAARENPRLPGVALPPALHVTGRLDQIAAETVLLALPAQVLGGFLAEHGARFDRRNLVSCAKGIDLATLTGPSALIAAACPHATVAVLTGPSFAADIARGLPTALTLACADAGAAEALQRQLSTATLRLYRTTDMAGAELGGALKNIIAIAAGAAIGAGYGDSARASIVTRGFAEMLRLATALGARPETLPGLSGLGDLVLTCTSEQSRNFRYGLALGAGRDFAAGTTVEGAATARAVTRLAERLGIEMPISNLVAGLAQGSIAMEHALDFLLNRPLKEE; encoded by the coding sequence ATGAGCGTGGCGATCATCGGCGCAGGCGCATTCGGCACGGCGCTGGCGGTTTCGCTGGCAAGCAAGGGGCCGGTCACGCTCTGGGGCCGCGATACCGGCTGGGCCGCGGCGCGCGAGAACCCGCGCCTGCCCGGCGTCGCCCTGCCGCCGGCGCTGCATGTCACCGGCCGGCTGGACCAGATCGCGGCCGAAACCGTGCTGCTCGCGCTGCCCGCGCAGGTGCTGGGCGGGTTTCTGGCCGAGCATGGCGCGCGCTTCGACCGCCGCAACCTGGTCAGTTGCGCCAAGGGCATCGACCTCGCCACGCTGACCGGGCCCTCGGCGCTGATCGCCGCCGCCTGCCCGCATGCCACGGTGGCGGTGCTGACCGGCCCCAGCTTTGCCGCCGACATCGCCCGCGGCCTGCCCACGGCGCTAACGCTTGCCTGCGCCGATGCAGGGGCGGCCGAGGCGCTGCAACGCCAGCTTTCCACCGCCACGCTGCGGCTTTACCGCACCACCGACATGGCCGGGGCCGAGCTGGGCGGGGCGCTGAAGAACATCATCGCCATCGCCGCCGGCGCCGCCATCGGCGCGGGCTATGGCGACAGCGCGCGGGCCAGCATCGTCACCCGCGGCTTTGCCGAGATGCTGCGGCTGGCCACCGCGCTCGGCGCCCGGCCCGAGACCTTGCCGGGCCTGTCGGGCCTGGGCGACCTTGTGCTGACCTGCACCTCGGAACAGTCGCGCAATTTCCGCTATGGGCTGGCCCTGGGCGCCGGGCGCGACTTCGCCGCCGGCACCACGGTCGAGGGCGCCGCCACCGCCCGCGCCGTCACCCGGCTGGCCGAAAGGCTGGGGATCGAGATGCCGATCTCGAATCTGGTGGCGGGGCTTGCCCAAGGCAGCATCGCCATGGAACATGCGCTGGATTTTCTGCTCAACCGCCCCCTCAAGGAGGAATGA
- a CDS encoding CAP domain-containing protein, translating to MRISTKSNAGDPARPGSVTCFQTSMRENEAAVRATNATRQARGLSPLKPNRDLAAAAARHACDMARRGVMSHRGSKTKGPMQRLKQEGYRPSIAAENIAAGPWGQDRVLVEWARSSGHLANILIPQARHYGIGKALGADGRTVFWAAVYSAPR from the coding sequence GTGCGAATCTCGACCAAGTCCAATGCGGGGGATCCGGCGCGTCCGGGAAGCGTCACCTGCTTCCAGACCTCGATGCGCGAAAATGAGGCAGCGGTCCGCGCCACCAATGCCACGCGCCAGGCGCGCGGGCTGTCGCCGCTGAAGCCGAATCGCGACCTGGCCGCGGCTGCGGCCCGCCATGCCTGCGACATGGCCCGGCGCGGGGTGATGTCGCATCGGGGCAGCAAGACCAAGGGGCCGATGCAGCGGCTGAAGCAGGAAGGCTACCGCCCGAGCATCGCGGCCGAAAACATCGCCGCCGGTCCCTGGGGGCAGGATCGCGTTCTGGTCGAATGGGCGCGTTCCAGCGGGCACCTGGCCAATATCCTGATCCCGCAGGCCCGCCATTACGGCATCGGCAAGGCCTTGGGGGCGGATGGCAGGACCGTCTTCTGGGCGGCGGTCTATAGCGCGCCGCGCTGA
- a CDS encoding sulfotransferase family protein, whose amino-acid sequence MNWDPEGKPRKPDVLGIGAQKAGTTWLSQMLGQHPDVWAPPFKEVQFFNHRFVEEHRKWLPWHFRRGRQNIEKRWAARGEEMPRAMVRYLDRVTREPMFTNHWYKLVFAPAPQGTKAIDVTPEYSTLPPEGVDFVTKFLPQAKFVYIIRHPVDRAISQLKMNLTRAGRKPATVEDWLKEVEAPELMDRGDYMSYVPRWNAHFGPDRLLYLPFGMIARDPLSFLRRVEDFLGLAPHDYRDLGKKVFASDNALVVPDRARARLREKLEPQFEFLDRTFGPEFIRQFR is encoded by the coding sequence ATGAACTGGGATCCCGAAGGCAAACCCCGAAAACCCGATGTCCTGGGCATCGGCGCGCAAAAGGCCGGCACCACCTGGCTGTCGCAGATGCTGGGCCAGCATCCTGATGTCTGGGCTCCCCCCTTCAAGGAGGTGCAGTTCTTCAATCACCGCTTCGTCGAAGAGCATCGCAAATGGCTGCCCTGGCATTTCCGCCGCGGCCGCCAGAACATCGAGAAACGCTGGGCCGCCCGCGGCGAGGAGATGCCGCGCGCGATGGTGCGCTATCTGGACCGCGTCACCCGTGAACCGATGTTCACCAACCATTGGTACAAGCTGGTCTTCGCCCCCGCGCCCCAGGGGACAAAGGCGATCGACGTTACCCCGGAATATTCGACCCTTCCGCCGGAAGGCGTGGATTTCGTAACGAAATTCCTGCCGCAGGCGAAGTTCGTCTATATCATCCGCCACCCCGTCGATCGCGCCATCTCGCAGCTCAAGATGAACCTGACGCGGGCGGGGCGAAAGCCGGCGACCGTCGAGGACTGGCTCAAGGAGGTCGAGGCCCCCGAGCTGATGGATCGTGGCGATTACATGAGCTATGTGCCGCGCTGGAACGCGCATTTCGGCCCCGACCGGCTGCTTTACCTGCCCTTCGGCATGATCGCCCGCGATCCGCTGAGCTTCCTGCGCCGGGTCGAGGACTTCCTGGGCCTGGCCCCGCACGACTATCGCGACCTCGGCAAGAAGGTCTTCGCCTCGGACAATGCGCTGGTGGTGCCCGACCGGGCCCGCGCCCGGCTGCGCGAGAAGCTGGAACCGCAATTCGAGTTTCTCGACCGGACCTTCGGGCCGGAATTCATCCGGCAGTTCCGCTGA
- a CDS encoding glycosyltransferase produces the protein MTIVGICRFSMIGRGDWKAYRNVAESDLEPIYKQKEQELFGDERMKARFVTFEQLTLASLDAQTDPDFKLLVISSDRMPKVYRDQLQRLCDARPYVVLRFVPPMHVADAQVQTLKEIGLELQDCLQFRLDDDDCLSKDYIRKLRKHGDTLWKAHGVFAVSFPTVIYSVIDGPTQGLYRWFNPFLGVGVAVRHPQRTVFGFAHYRIPTVMVALTDPSVPSIVTHYGMNDTPRHAKEILAKRGMKKAPRDELDRLITRHFDYLSETGMKAAGFR, from the coding sequence ATGACCATAGTCGGGATTTGCCGCTTTTCCATGATCGGGCGCGGCGACTGGAAAGCCTATCGCAACGTCGCGGAAAGCGACCTGGAGCCGATCTACAAGCAAAAGGAGCAGGAGCTTTTCGGCGACGAGCGGATGAAGGCCCGTTTCGTGACGTTCGAGCAGTTGACGCTCGCCTCCCTGGACGCGCAAACCGATCCCGATTTCAAGCTGCTCGTCATCTCTTCGGACCGGATGCCCAAGGTCTATCGCGACCAGCTGCAAAGGCTTTGCGACGCGCGCCCCTATGTGGTTCTGCGCTTTGTCCCGCCGATGCATGTCGCCGATGCCCAGGTCCAGACCCTCAAGGAAATCGGACTGGAACTGCAGGATTGCCTTCAATTCCGCCTCGATGACGATGATTGCCTCTCCAAGGATTATATCAGGAAGCTGCGCAAGCATGGCGATACCCTGTGGAAGGCGCATGGGGTCTTCGCCGTCAGCTTCCCCACGGTGATCTATTCGGTCATCGACGGGCCGACGCAGGGGCTTTACCGCTGGTTCAACCCCTTCCTTGGCGTGGGTGTCGCCGTGCGCCATCCCCAGCGCACGGTATTCGGCTTTGCCCATTATCGCATCCCGACAGTGATGGTCGCCCTGACCGACCCCTCGGTTCCCAGCATCGTGACCCATTATGGGATGAACGACACGCCGCGGCACGCCAAGGAAATCCTGGCCAAGAGGGGCATGAAGAAAGCCCCGCGCGACGAATTGGACCGCCTGATCACGCGGCATTTCGACTACCTGTCGGAAACGGGCATGAAGGCCGCCGGATTTCGATAA